In the genome of Vicia villosa cultivar HV-30 ecotype Madison, WI linkage group LG7, Vvil1.0, whole genome shotgun sequence, one region contains:
- the LOC131617918 gene encoding tRNase Z TRZ2, chloroplastic-like, translated as MTILPLRHSTMQISLTNSPFKTPQIFPFHQPIFSPKQPNQVSLQTHVVNAIKGSGYLSEISKAIDYEEQYRVAKSQVIRKGLDVEGYSIEGVSIGGHETCIIIPEFKCAFDIGRCPTRAIHQNFVFITHAHLDHIGGLPMYIGSRALYNLKPPTVFVPPCIKDDVEKLLDVHESLGHVELNCELVALDVGETYEIRNDLVVRPFKTHHVIPSQGYVVYSIRKKLRKQYSHMNGKQIEKVKKSGVEITDTILSPEVAFTGDTTSDFMLDPLNADALRAKVLITEATFLDDSTSVEHARQRGHTHISELIENAQWIRNKTVLLTHFSSRYNIEDIRQAASKLQSKLSAKVVPLTEGFKSLYS; from the exons ATGACGATTCTTCCACTTCGCCATTCAACCATGCAAATTTCCCTCACAAACTCCCCCTTCAAAACCCCTCAAATTTTCCCATTTCACCAACCAATTTTCTCTCCAAAACAACCCAACCAAGTTTCACTTCAAACCCATGTCGTCAATGCCATTAAAGGCTCAGGTTATTTGTCAGAAATCAGCAAAGCAATCGATTACGAAGAACAGTACCGCGTAGCGAAATCGCAGGTGATTCGGAAAGGTTTGGACGTGGAAGGTTATTCCATTGAAGGGGTTTCAATTGGAGGACATGAGACTTGTATTATTATTCCTGAGTTTAAGTGTGCTTTTGATATTGGAAGGTGCCCAACAAGGGCTATTCAtcagaattttgtttttattactcaTGCTCATCTTGATCACATT GGAGGACTGCCAATGTATATAGGAAGCCGTGCTTTATATAATTTGAAACCTCCCACCGTATTTGTTCCTCCTTGTATCAAAGATGATGTTGAGAAGCTGCTCGATGTTCATGAGTCCTTGGGCCATGTTGAACTGAATTGTGAATTGGTTGCTTTGGATGTGG GGGAGACGTATGAAATACGGAATGACCTTGTTGTTCGACCGTTCAAAACACACCATGTTATACCAAGCCAG GGTTATGTAGTCTACTCAATTAGGAAAAAGCTGAGGAAGCAATACAGTCACATGAACGGGAAACAAATTGAGAAAGTAAAAAAATCGGGTGTTGAG ATTACAGACACTATATTATCTCCCGAGGTGGCCTTCACCGGGGATACAACATCAGATTTTATGCTTGACCCACTTAACGCTGATGCATTGAGAGCAAAAGTGCTTATAACCGAG GCAACTTTCTTAGATGACTCAACCAGCGTAGAGCATGCACGCCAACGCGGTCATACACATATATCTGAG CTCATTGAAAATGCTCAATGGATTCGCAACAAAACAGTTCTGTTGACTCATTTTTCATCAAGATACAATATAGAG GATATTCGTCAAGCTGCATCAAAATTGCAGTCCAAGCTGTCAGCAAAAGTGGTTCCTCTAACAGAAGGCTTCAAATCTTTGTATTCTTAA
- the LOC131617919 gene encoding putative BPI/LBP family protein At1g04970, with product MPPFLLLLLFTSSFIHGHAQSPPQTQGFISMLITQNGLDFVKDLLVKKAISSIVSLRLPNIEKGTRIPFLGNVYLVLSDVTIYEIDVASSVVKPGESGISIVGSGVSCNLSMSWYYAYSTWIGPVEISDQGLAHVQVEDMEVELSLGLENQEGSLDLKLKNCDSSVKDISIKLDGGASWLYQGIIDAFEGNIGSAVENAITKKLGNGISKLDSYLKSLPKEVPVDDNSSLNVTIINDVLLSESSVGFETNGLFIERNDSVHIPNLLHKNSKLPILCTNSSKMLAITLDEAVFNSASALYYDAKFMHWIVDQIPDQSLLNTAGWRFIIPQLYKKYPNHRMNLNISLSSPPVVEISNQKAGVHIFADLTIDVLEEDEVIPVACISLMIQASGLVKINGNNLVGTIRLDDFGMSLKWSNIGNLRMFLIQPAIWTIIETVFLPYANSHLSKGLPLPIIHGFTLQDAEIILSTSKVGVCSDVSFAESNKHFLPFIM from the exons ATGCCACctttccttcttctccttctctTCACCTCTTCTTTCATTCACGGCCACGCACAATCTCCACCCCAAACCCAAGGTTTCATATCCATGTTAATCACCCAAAATGGTCTTGATTTTGTGAAAGACCTTCTGGTGAAAAAGGCTATTTCCTCTATAGTTTCACTCCGGTTACCGAATATTGAAAAGGGTACAAGGATTCCGTTTTTGGGTAATGTTTACTTGGTGCTTTCTGATGTGACAATTTATGAAATTGATGTTGCTTCATCGGTTGTTAAGCCTGGAGAGAGTGGGATTTCGATTGTTGGTTCTGGGGTTAGTTGTAATTTGAGTATGAGTTGGTATTATGCTTATAGTACTTGGATTGGTCCTGTTGAAATTTCTGATCAAGGTTTAGCACATGTTCag GTTGAAGACATGGAAGTTGAACTTTCATTGGGATTAGAGAACCAAGAAGGATCTTTGGATCTCAAACTTAAAAACTGTGATTCTTCTGTTAAAGATATTTCAATAAAATTGGATGGAGGTGCATCTTGGCTTTATCAAGG GATTATTGATGCTTTTGAAGGGAATATTGGATCAGCAGTAGAAAATGCTATCACCAAGAAACTTGGAAATGGGATTTCAAAGCTCGACTCGTATTTGAAAAGTCTCCCAAAGGAGGTTCCGGTCGACGACAACTCTTCTTTGAATGTAACTATCATCAATGACGTTTTACTAAGTGAGTCGTCTGTTGGATTTGAAACCAACGGGTTATTTATAGAAAGAAATGATTCCGTACATATTCCTAACCTCTTACACAAGAACTCAAAACTTCCAATTCTATGCACAAATTCATCGAAAATGCTAGCAATCACTTTAGACGAGGCCGTTTTCAACTCGGCATCAGCCCTGTATTATGAT GCAAAATTTATGCATTGGATTGTGGACCAAATACCAGATCAATCTCTATTGAACACTGCAGGATGGAGATTTATTATTCCTCAGCTATACAAGAAATACCCAAATCATCGAATGAACTTGAATATATCTTTATCTTCTCCTCCGGTTGTGGAGATTTCAAATCAGAAAGCCGGTGTGCACATATTCGCAGACTTAACAATCGATGTTTTGGAAGAAGATGAAGTAATACCAGTAGCATGTATCTCATTG ATGATACAAGCTTCGGGTTTGGTCAAAATAAACGGAAACAACCTCGTAGGTACCATCAGATTGGATGACTTTGGAATGTCATTGAAATGGAGCAACATTGGCAATCTACGAATGTTCCTTATTCAG CCGGCTATATGGACGATTATTGAAACGGTCTTTTTGCCGTATGCGAATTCACATCTAAGTAAAGGGTTACCTCTTCCTATTATTCATGGTTTCACCTTACAAGATGCAGAGATAATCTTGTCGACATCGAAAGTTGGAGTTTGCAGTGATGTATCATTTGCAGAATCAAACAAGCATTTCTTACCATTCATCATGTAG